TCAAATACAACTCTCTTTATGTCGGCATTAATAATCATCTTAGCACAAAGAGAACAGGGCTGACTGGTAGTATACAGTACAGAGCCCTGTGTTGAAACACCGTGGAGAGCAGCCTGGATAATTGCATTTTGTTCTGCATGAAGTCCCCTACAAATTTCATGGCGTTCTCCCGAAGGTATATTTAACTCTTCTCTTTTACAACCCTTTTTATCGCAGTGGCAAATTCCCTGCGGCGCCCCGTTATAACCGGTAGCAAGTATCCTTTTATCTCTCACTAAAACCGAACCCACTTGTCTTCTAAGACAAGTGGATCTTGTTTTTACTGTTTTAGCTATCTCCATAAAGTAGTCCTGCCAACTAGGTCTCAAAATTTTCTACTCCCCTATCTCAATTTGCTTTTTACAATTATTTTATATTTGTTTAATATAGCTTACAGCTTATTGATACAAAGGAAATCTCTTAACTAAATCTTTCACCTGTCCTCTAACCTTATCTTGAACTTCTTTATCTCCCCTACCCTTGACAATTTCGTCAATCATTACAGCTACTTCTTCCATTTCTTTTTCTTTAAATCCTCTAGAAGTAACAGCAGGAGCACCTAATCTAAGGCCACTTGTTACAATTGGTCCTTCGGGATCGTTTGGGATAGCATTTTTATTAACAGTAATCTCTACTTCATCAAGCAGCTCTTCTGCTTCTTTTCCTGTCAGGCCTTTTTTCCTTAAGTCCACAAGCACCATATGGTTATCCGTTCCTCCAGATAGAAGGTCATAACCAAGTTCATTAAGCTTTTTGGCAAGCGCTCTTGAGTTTTTAACAACCTGTTCCTGGTATTTTGAAAAATCATCTGTCAAAGCTTCTTTAAGAGCTATCGCTTTTGCAGCTATAACATGCATCAAAGGTCCTCCTTGAAGACCTGGAAATATAGCCTTGTCTATTATTTGTTTATACTCTTCTTTACAAAAGATCATTCCACCACGTGGTCCGCGTAAAGTTTTATGTGTAGTTGTAGTTACAAAATCAGCATGTGGAATTGGATTTGGATGAAGCCCTGTTGCAACAAGACCAGCAATATGAGCCATATCTACTAATAGATAAGCACCCACATCTTTTGCTATTTTTGACAAACGTTCAAAGTCAATTTTTCTAGGATAAGCACTCGCACCTGCAACCACCATTTTAGGCTTTACTTCTTTGGCAGTTTTTTCTATTTCGTCATAATCTAGTAACCCATTTTCTTTAACACCATAATGATGAAATTCAAACATCTTACCTGACATGTTAACAGCACTTCCGTGGGTTAAATGTCCTCCATGAGCAAGCTTCATACCAAGAACTGTATCTCCTGGCTCTAATACACTTAAATAAACTGCCATATTAGCAGAAGCACCTGAATGGGGTTGTACATTAACATGCTCTGCATCAAACAGTTCTTTACCCCTGTTAATTGCTAGCTCTTCAATTTTGTCTACATACTCACAGCCACCATAGTACCTGTTCCCCGGATAACCTTCTGCATACTTATTAGTTAAAACAGATCCTTGTGCTTCCATTATCGCTCTAGTAACTAAGTTCTCAGATGCAATTAACTCAAGTCCTTCATTTTGCCTGTTTAGCTCGTCATTGATTATAGACGCTATATCCGGGTCAACTTCCTTTAAACCTTTATTAAAATTACTTTTAAGATTTTCAGTTTCAGCCTT
The Natranaerofaba carboxydovora genome window above contains:
- a CDS encoding deoxycytidylate deaminase, with amino-acid sequence MRPSWQDYFMEIAKTVKTRSTCLRRQVGSVLVRDKRILATGYNGAPQGICHCDKKGCKREELNIPSGERHEICRGLHAEQNAIIQAALHGVSTQGSVLYTTSQPCSLCAKMIINADIKRVVFDGYYPDELSAEILNEADVELILYSK
- the glyA gene encoding serine hydroxymethyltransferase, coding for MKAETENLKSNFNKGLKEVDPDIASIINDELNRQNEGLELIASENLVTRAIMEAQGSVLTNKYAEGYPGNRYYGGCEYVDKIEELAINRGKELFDAEHVNVQPHSGASANMAVYLSVLEPGDTVLGMKLAHGGHLTHGSAVNMSGKMFEFHHYGVKENGLLDYDEIEKTAKEVKPKMVVAGASAYPRKIDFERLSKIAKDVGAYLLVDMAHIAGLVATGLHPNPIPHADFVTTTTHKTLRGPRGGMIFCKEEYKQIIDKAIFPGLQGGPLMHVIAAKAIALKEALTDDFSKYQEQVVKNSRALAKKLNELGYDLLSGGTDNHMVLVDLRKKGLTGKEAEELLDEVEITVNKNAIPNDPEGPIVTSGLRLGAPAVTSRGFKEKEMEEVAVMIDEIVKGRGDKEVQDKVRGQVKDLVKRFPLYQ